A stretch of Shewanella dokdonensis DNA encodes these proteins:
- a CDS encoding formate--tetrahydrofolate ligase, translated as MLSDSEISRQSPRRPITEVAQSLGLTPHEYHTLGDAKAKVQLQVLPRLAAASCGKFIVVTAVNPTPHGEGKTVTSIGLTQALHALNKKVCACLRQPSMGPVFGVKGGAAGGGYAQVVPMEELNLHLTGDIHAVSSAHNLASAALDARLHHETRLGAAAFAQQSGLTPLNIDPERLLWPRVMDHNDRALRQITVGQGSNNGPEHSASFVITAASELMAVLALSRDLADMRRRIGQLLLAFDKDGQAVTAERLGVAGAMTAIMRQAIEPTLMQTLNGAPCLIHAGPFANIAHGNSSIIADEIALKLADYVVTEGGFGSDMGFEKFCNIKVRASGHAPDCAVLVVTLRALKSHAPTPPQDISAVDFTALQQGFANLAWHLNNVRRYGVPVVVAINRFPQDTEQELTWLQQAAINAGAADCVVSEAFSHGAQGALALAQAVLQALQQPADFHPLYHPEAGLQTSLATLAELGYGAAGVSLSDKAQQQLQQLQQLGADKLPVCMAKTPMSISHDPALKGVPRGFVLPINELRLNAGAGFVTALAGNVMTMPGLGLNPGYLHIDIDAEGNICGL; from the coding sequence ATGCTGTCAGATAGCGAAATTTCTCGTCAAAGCCCTCGGCGGCCAATTACCGAAGTTGCCCAATCATTAGGGCTAACGCCCCATGAATATCACACCCTAGGTGACGCCAAAGCCAAAGTACAACTACAGGTGTTGCCACGTCTGGCCGCAGCATCTTGCGGTAAGTTTATTGTGGTCACTGCGGTCAATCCAACCCCTCACGGTGAAGGCAAAACGGTTACCAGTATTGGCCTCACTCAGGCGCTGCATGCTCTCAATAAAAAAGTTTGTGCTTGTTTGCGTCAGCCCAGTATGGGGCCAGTGTTTGGGGTTAAAGGTGGTGCCGCCGGCGGCGGTTATGCGCAAGTCGTGCCGATGGAAGAACTTAACCTGCATCTTACCGGTGATATCCATGCTGTCAGCAGTGCGCATAATCTGGCGTCTGCCGCCTTGGATGCCAGGTTGCACCATGAAACTCGGCTTGGGGCCGCAGCGTTTGCACAGCAAAGTGGCTTAACGCCGTTGAATATTGATCCTGAGCGACTGCTCTGGCCGCGAGTGATGGATCATAACGATCGTGCTCTGCGGCAGATAACGGTCGGACAGGGGAGCAACAATGGCCCAGAACACAGCGCCTCGTTTGTAATTACGGCAGCATCGGAGTTGATGGCGGTGTTGGCGCTGAGTCGCGATTTGGCAGATATGCGCCGTCGTATTGGGCAACTGCTATTAGCCTTTGATAAAGACGGCCAAGCGGTGACCGCAGAAAGATTAGGTGTTGCCGGGGCGATGACGGCCATCATGCGTCAGGCCATTGAACCAACGCTGATGCAGACTCTTAACGGTGCCCCATGCCTGATCCATGCCGGGCCGTTTGCCAATATTGCTCATGGCAATTCATCTATTATTGCCGATGAGATCGCCTTGAAACTGGCGGATTATGTGGTGACGGAAGGCGGTTTCGGCTCTGATATGGGCTTTGAAAAATTCTGTAATATTAAAGTTCGTGCCTCTGGTCATGCGCCAGATTGTGCGGTACTGGTGGTTACTCTGCGGGCATTGAAAAGCCATGCACCAACACCACCACAGGATATTAGTGCGGTTGATTTCACCGCCTTGCAGCAGGGCTTTGCTAACTTAGCGTGGCATTTGAATAATGTGCGGCGTTATGGCGTACCCGTTGTGGTGGCTATCAATCGGTTCCCGCAGGATACGGAACAGGAACTTACTTGGCTGCAACAGGCGGCCATTAATGCTGGTGCCGCGGACTGTGTTGTCAGTGAAGCTTTTAGTCACGGCGCGCAAGGTGCGTTAGCCTTGGCTCAGGCAGTGTTGCAGGCGTTACAGCAACCCGCAGACTTTCATCCCCTGTATCATCCTGAGGCTGGTTTGCAAACCAGTTTAGCAACCTTGGCTGAACTGGGTTATGGCGCGGCGGGGGTATCGCTATCAGACAAAGCGCAGCAGCAGTTACAGCAGCTGCAGCAACTCGGTGCGGATAAATTGCCTGTGTGTATGGCTAAAACGCCGATGTCGATTAGCCATGATCCCGCATTAAAAGGGGTTCCTCGTGGTTTTGTGCTGCCCATCAATGAACTAAGACTCAATGCCGGCGCGGGGTTTGTCACTGCCTTGGCGGGCAATGTGATGACCATGCCTGGGTTGGGGCTTAATCCCGGTTATCTGCATATCGACATTGATGCTGAGGGCAATATTTGCGGTCTCTAA
- a CDS encoding methyltransferase domain-containing protein produces MQDKNFDKLAQKFAHNIYGTTKGDIRMAVLWRDLQEQLPLLGQRRLRVLDAGGGFGYFSLKLAKLGHQVVLCDISQAMLQQAQQLIDAETEAVDITLIHAPIQQLNADELGQFDLILCHAVAEWLADAKETLAQLLTLLRPSGLFSLMFYNKEAMRFHALTAGNFDYVRNGLKSKKKNRLSPEHPLEIPTVRQWFNDWSVTLLCASGVRVIHDYMNKRLPDNYDERQLIAIELEYSRREPYLSLGRYVHFLGQKR; encoded by the coding sequence GTGCAGGACAAGAATTTCGATAAACTCGCGCAAAAGTTTGCCCACAATATCTATGGTACCACCAAAGGTGATATCCGTATGGCCGTGCTTTGGCGCGATTTACAAGAGCAATTACCGCTGCTGGGGCAGCGGCGCTTGCGAGTGTTGGATGCTGGCGGCGGCTTTGGTTATTTTAGCCTGAAACTGGCCAAACTCGGGCATCAAGTGGTGCTATGTGATATCTCTCAGGCCATGCTGCAACAGGCTCAGCAGTTGATTGATGCAGAAACCGAAGCGGTGGATATCACCTTAATCCATGCGCCCATACAGCAACTTAATGCTGATGAACTGGGGCAGTTTGACCTCATTCTATGTCATGCGGTGGCAGAGTGGCTGGCGGATGCCAAAGAAACGCTCGCCCAACTACTGACGTTGTTACGCCCTAGTGGTCTGTTTTCCTTGATGTTCTATAACAAGGAAGCGATGCGCTTTCATGCATTAACGGCGGGTAATTTCGATTATGTACGCAATGGCCTTAAATCGAAAAAGAAAAACCGCTTAAGCCCGGAACATCCATTGGAGATCCCCACCGTTCGCCAATGGTTCAATGACTGGTCGGTCACCCTACTGTGTGCCTCTGGCGTGCGGGTTATTCACGATTACATGAACAAACGTCTGCCAGACAACTATGACGAGCGCCAGCTCATTGCCATAGAGTTGGAATACTCACGGCGCGAACCGTATCTGTCACTGGGGCGCTATGTCCATTTTCTGGGGCAAAAGCGCTGA
- a CDS encoding TraB/GumN family protein yields the protein MASTSRWKGLLWVFALFLSKVAVAVPALTPLFYQVDYQGKTAWILGSFHVGKADFYPLPASIHQALAQSSALVLEADIQDPQMPQWVQQYGMQPIKADSETQQLVDNYCQPLGICQQLAQFSPWLQSVQISMLRFARMGLSPQFGVEQQLLRLKGSKPLLQLETAQGQLQMLASFEPKIQWAMVRDSIQAPDVDIQALVDAWQRGDRQTIARLIQQQMQAQGGEPMLDKMLWQRNRQMSQRLQQLLQQQAKPLFVAVGSAHLAGDYNLLDYLQQAGANVRDCWQVSCDINTEQSALLPQKMDIAPQ from the coding sequence ATGGCATCAACAAGCCGTTGGAAAGGATTACTGTGGGTATTTGCCCTGTTTTTGAGCAAAGTAGCTGTTGCCGTACCAGCGCTAACCCCATTGTTTTACCAAGTGGACTACCAAGGGAAAACGGCTTGGATACTCGGCTCATTTCATGTTGGTAAAGCCGATTTCTATCCGCTGCCCGCCAGCATTCATCAGGCATTGGCGCAGTCTTCAGCATTGGTGCTGGAAGCGGATATTCAGGACCCACAAATGCCACAGTGGGTGCAACAGTATGGCATGCAGCCCATAAAAGCCGACAGTGAAACGCAGCAATTAGTGGATAATTACTGCCAGCCGTTGGGGATTTGTCAACAATTAGCGCAGTTTTCACCTTGGTTGCAGTCGGTACAGATCAGCATGTTACGTTTTGCGCGTATGGGGCTATCACCGCAGTTTGGTGTTGAGCAACAGTTACTGAGGTTAAAAGGCAGTAAGCCATTGCTGCAACTGGAAACCGCACAGGGACAATTGCAAATGTTGGCGTCCTTTGAACCGAAGATCCAATGGGCGATGGTGCGTGACAGTATTCAGGCACCAGATGTGGATATTCAGGCGTTAGTGGATGCCTGGCAGCGCGGCGACCGACAGACCATCGCCAGACTCATACAGCAGCAGATGCAGGCTCAAGGTGGGGAGCCAATGCTGGATAAAATGCTATGGCAGCGCAATCGCCAGATGTCGCAGCGTTTACAACAACTGTTACAGCAGCAGGCCAAACCGCTGTTTGTCGCGGTTGGCAGTGCGCACTTAGCCGGAGACTACAACTTGCTGGATTACTTGCAGCAAGCCGGTGCTAATGTGCGTGATTGCTGGCAGGTGTCGTGTGACATCAACACTGAGCAATCAGCGCTTTTGCCCCAGAAAATGGACATAGCGCCCCAGTGA
- a CDS encoding prephenate dehydrogenase, with product MPYTKVIAQLKANLQTAYRQAVDADNSLDQLKQQGHAKFAKIFTDDQGFTTSSNRFLPYVQELAELVAKLEQDKAPAQQQLEHLVKQLAILLQTLARFKEQGRQ from the coding sequence ATGCCATACACCAAGGTCATAGCGCAACTGAAGGCCAATCTGCAAACAGCTTATCGGCAAGCGGTTGACGCCGATAACAGTCTTGACCAACTAAAACAGCAAGGCCACGCTAAATTTGCCAAAATTTTCACTGACGATCAGGGATTTACCACCTCAAGCAATCGTTTTTTACCCTATGTGCAAGAGCTGGCAGAGTTAGTGGCGAAACTAGAACAAGACAAAGCACCCGCACAGCAACAACTGGAACATTTAGTTAAGCAGCTGGCAATTTTGCTGCAAACACTGGCGCGCTTCAAAGAACAGGGCCGCCAATAG
- a CDS encoding GGDEF domain-containing protein: MRYKQMNTDHAVLLEQIIRQADIAIHFQPIVNIDTNRMYGFEALSRGPEQSPLYSPIRLFSVAEQHGRLSELETLCRTQALQRFQQQQLPGKLFVNISPMALLDPRHPKGHTLRLAQQLGLPPSAIVIELSEQYPAEDIDLLKSCLDYYRHQGFQVALDDLGAGYSGLRLWSELAPDYVKIDRHFIDRIDQFPVKQEFVRSIVTLCQSLTCQVIAEGIETEAELAVLQRLGLQLCQGFLLGKPQPQPPTKPHTWFPSFRSQQQPRYNETADCLCQDAISLPPDTRMKTLSQLLLDRPALQAVAIIEHNFPLGLVYRQSLLELFSTPYGRALHENHPITEIMDDGVLMVEGSEPLSSVSQQLTADNNQYVAQQFIILQQGKFRGLGHTRDLLQRLTEQRIQTARHANPLTELPGNVPIQQELLRLGQQQQPFYLAYLDLNNFKAYNDVYGFAKGDEVIRCVADLLRFHGRRHFIGHVGGDDFVMIGADATIVEHSRQILAEFDVIKRRFFTAQHWVEQSFLARNRQQELCLQPLMSLSVGLIPPHLTEGASEAQLSHLCAQAKKQAKLTDSGFCLLQIPQVQIA; encoded by the coding sequence ATGCGATACAAGCAGATGAATACCGATCATGCAGTACTGCTGGAGCAGATAATCCGGCAGGCAGACATAGCGATACATTTTCAGCCCATCGTCAACATTGACACTAACCGGATGTACGGTTTTGAAGCGCTGAGCCGCGGGCCAGAGCAAAGCCCGCTTTATTCCCCTATTCGCCTGTTCAGCGTTGCAGAGCAGCACGGCCGCTTATCTGAACTGGAAACCCTGTGCCGCACCCAAGCTTTGCAGCGATTTCAGCAACAGCAATTACCGGGCAAGTTATTTGTTAACATCAGTCCGATGGCGTTGCTCGATCCGCGCCATCCGAAAGGCCACACCTTGAGACTGGCACAACAACTAGGATTGCCGCCCTCCGCCATTGTCATTGAACTTTCCGAACAATATCCGGCAGAAGATATTGATCTGCTGAAAAGCTGCCTCGATTATTATCGCCATCAAGGATTTCAAGTGGCGTTAGACGATCTTGGTGCTGGCTATTCCGGCCTAAGACTGTGGTCTGAACTGGCACCTGATTACGTTAAAATTGACCGTCACTTTATCGACCGCATTGATCAGTTCCCGGTAAAACAGGAGTTTGTACGCTCTATTGTTACCTTATGCCAAAGCCTTACCTGCCAAGTGATTGCGGAAGGGATAGAGACCGAAGCGGAGCTGGCGGTGTTGCAAAGGCTGGGGCTCCAGTTATGCCAGGGATTTTTGCTGGGCAAGCCACAACCTCAGCCGCCAACGAAACCACATACTTGGTTTCCATCGTTCCGCTCACAGCAACAACCCCGTTATAACGAAACGGCTGATTGTCTCTGTCAGGACGCCATCTCGTTGCCACCCGATACGCGGATGAAGACACTCAGTCAACTGCTGTTGGATCGCCCGGCCTTGCAGGCTGTTGCCATTATTGAACACAATTTTCCACTGGGACTGGTATACCGGCAGAGTTTACTGGAACTGTTTTCCACCCCATACGGGCGCGCATTGCATGAAAACCATCCCATCACAGAAATCATGGATGACGGCGTACTGATGGTCGAAGGCAGTGAGCCGTTATCCTCAGTCAGCCAGCAATTGACGGCAGATAACAACCAATATGTGGCACAGCAGTTTATTATTTTGCAGCAGGGAAAATTTCGCGGTCTCGGCCACACGCGCGATCTGCTGCAACGGCTCACGGAACAGCGGATCCAAACCGCGCGCCACGCAAATCCACTGACTGAATTGCCTGGTAATGTGCCAATCCAACAGGAACTATTGCGTCTGGGACAACAGCAGCAACCGTTTTATCTGGCGTATCTAGATCTCAACAACTTCAAGGCCTACAACGATGTTTATGGTTTTGCCAAAGGCGATGAAGTTATCCGTTGTGTAGCTGATCTGCTGAGATTTCATGGCCGTCGCCATTTCATTGGGCATGTGGGTGGCGATGATTTTGTGATGATTGGAGCTGATGCCACCATAGTGGAACACAGCCGCCAGATCTTGGCGGAGTTTGACGTTATCAAACGGCGTTTCTTTACGGCTCAGCATTGGGTCGAGCAATCATTTCTTGCCAGAAACCGTCAACAAGAACTGTGTTTGCAACCGCTGATGAGCCTCAGTGTTGGCCTGATCCCGCCACATCTCACAGAGGGAGCCAGTGAAGCACAACTGTCCCATCTGTGTGCCCAGGCAAAAAAACAGGCAAAACTCACCGACAGTGGATTTTGCCTGCTGCAGATCCCACAAGTACAGATTGCCTAA
- a CDS encoding DUF3016 domain-containing protein: protein MKIGYLFFASILSIMSAGCAVATEEAGDVAANPVTTAGKVKIEWQTPNKYTDIRTATEVQKRYEQRMFDELTKALDKASEKVLKDKEKLELVVTDVDLAGDLRPTFGQASTSDIRIIKDIYPPRINFSYRVLDGEQVIMVGSEKLRDMRFMDRISNIDNSSFKYEKALLKDWFDNTVAPKL, encoded by the coding sequence ATGAAAATTGGCTATCTGTTTTTCGCCAGTATACTCAGTATCATGAGTGCTGGCTGTGCCGTGGCTACGGAAGAAGCTGGTGATGTAGCGGCTAATCCGGTAACCACTGCTGGTAAGGTTAAAATCGAATGGCAAACTCCCAATAAGTATACCGACATTCGTACTGCAACTGAGGTTCAAAAACGCTACGAACAGCGCATGTTTGACGAACTCACCAAAGCATTGGATAAAGCCTCTGAAAAGGTTCTGAAAGATAAAGAAAAACTGGAACTGGTGGTGACCGATGTCGATCTTGCAGGAGATTTACGTCCGACATTTGGTCAGGCATCAACGAGCGATATCCGTATCATTAAAGATATTTATCCGCCACGAATTAACTTTTCTTACCGGGTCCTAGATGGTGAGCAGGTGATTATGGTGGGGTCTGAAAAGTTGCGAGATATGCGTTTTATGGACCGTATCAGCAATATCGATAACTCCAGCTTTAAGTACGAAAAAGCCTTACTGAAAGATTGGTTCGATAACACAGTTGCCCCCAAGCTCTAA
- a CDS encoding HU family DNA-binding protein, which produces MKMNKTELIASMAEKSELTKAETALALKSFEAAVTEALKAGDKVSIVGFGSFETSTRAARTGRNPLTGKEIQIAAATVPKFKAGKALKDSVS; this is translated from the coding sequence ATAAAAATGAATAAAACCGAACTGATTGCCAGCATGGCTGAAAAATCTGAGCTGACAAAAGCTGAAACCGCCCTGGCACTGAAGTCTTTTGAAGCCGCAGTAACTGAAGCACTAAAAGCCGGAGATAAAGTATCTATCGTGGGATTCGGCTCTTTTGAAACATCCACTCGCGCCGCTAGAACTGGACGTAATCCACTGACGGGTAAAGAAATTCAGATCGCCGCTGCCACTGTCCCCAAATTCAAAGCCGGTAAGGCACTCAAAGACAGTGTTAGTTGA
- a CDS encoding TorF family putative porin: protein MKQKLLSLSALASLMMIAPMSQATVTGNIGATSNYLWRGVTQTADSAAVQGGVDYSHESGFYLGTWGSNVDFGDDTSYEMDVYGGFSNSINDDFSYDVGYLYYGYPDAEGSIDFGELYLNLTWKWLEVGAAKFVTAGDDVAADGLDDKDYAYYHIAVSYPLADSITLGAYYAYSTGDVITSWYGVDNYSEYNISVTKDTSIGAISFKLADTDLPDDDVKFVLGYTYEFEF from the coding sequence ATGAAACAAAAACTGCTGTCACTGAGTGCGCTCGCAAGCTTAATGATGATTGCGCCCATGAGCCAGGCCACTGTGACCGGAAATATTGGGGCAACGTCTAACTATTTGTGGCGTGGCGTTACACAAACTGCCGATAGTGCAGCGGTACAGGGTGGCGTAGATTACAGCCATGAATCCGGCTTCTATCTGGGTACCTGGGGTTCCAATGTCGACTTTGGTGACGACACCAGTTATGAAATGGACGTTTATGGCGGTTTTTCTAATTCCATCAACGATGACTTTAGCTATGATGTGGGTTATCTATATTATGGTTATCCAGATGCTGAAGGTTCCATTGACTTCGGTGAGTTGTACCTGAATTTAACCTGGAAATGGTTAGAAGTGGGCGCGGCTAAATTTGTGACCGCTGGCGATGACGTTGCTGCTGATGGTCTGGATGACAAGGATTACGCCTATTATCACATTGCCGTTAGCTATCCTCTGGCCGACAGCATCACATTAGGTGCTTACTACGCATACTCTACTGGGGATGTGATCACCAGTTGGTACGGTGTCGATAACTATTCTGAATACAATATCTCAGTAACCAAAGACACCAGCATTGGCGCGATTTCCTTCAAACTGGCAGATACCGACCTGCCTGACGATGACGTGAAATTTGTGTTGGGCTACACCTACGAATTTGAATTCTAA
- a CDS encoding response regulator, with product MTAMPYKEVTILLVDDDDIDHMAVVRAMKQLRLLNPLVRARDGLEALQMLRQQQVHRPYLILLDLNMPRMNGLEFLEQLRHEAELSLSVVFVLTTSSADEDKVAAYQHHVAGYIVKHHIKDEFISIFNMLENYWRIVVLPPDAG from the coding sequence ATGACCGCGATGCCTTACAAAGAAGTCACCATACTGTTGGTTGATGACGATGATATCGACCATATGGCGGTGGTGCGGGCGATGAAGCAATTACGCTTGCTGAACCCGTTAGTACGCGCCAGAGACGGGCTGGAAGCGCTGCAGATGTTGCGACAGCAACAGGTCCATCGGCCTTACCTGATCCTGCTGGATCTCAATATGCCACGGATGAATGGTCTGGAATTCCTCGAACAGTTACGTCATGAAGCCGAACTGTCGTTGTCTGTTGTCTTTGTGTTGACCACCTCCTCGGCTGACGAAGACAAAGTGGCCGCGTATCAGCATCACGTCGCGGGTTACATAGTCAAGCATCATATCAAGGATGAATTTATCAGCATCTTTAACATGCTGGAAAACTACTGGCGGATAGTGGTGCTGCCGCCTGATGCAGGGTGA
- a CDS encoding CHASE domain-containing sensor histidine kinase, whose product MVKVAVSSDPQKIDQEFPEFSIPLSLWLVMAFALVFILVGGYLFNFYIEQRGQERFEFQTRLLKNAISDRMRTYEQVLRGGLGLFMSSSNVTREEWHHYVLNARLNEFYPGIQGMGYSQFLTAAQVAPEEQAIRNEGFLDYQIHPEGQRERYLAIVYLEPFDWRNRRAFGYDMYSEPVRRKAIDRALATGEAAISGRITLVQETGQDQQAGFLMYLPLFKENPNGQRQAQGMVYAPFRMNNLMENIIGDRFSMLQLEIYDGTAADGAELMYRSSPRPAAIYHNNETLLEIGGHQWLLVTHSTTSYVSATESLQRALLLAFGGSFWILLFYFLYHNAKARFKESQLAQALLENEERFRLVIEASPSAMVIVDHNGVMTLVNAHAEQLFKYSRDEMLGQGINMLLPAAQHSHHSHYMTKYFQQPIAKNMSSRDDLYGQCSDGSLVAVEVGLTPVMFSNGPAVLATINDISQRKQVEQEKARHTTELERINSELDSFAYIASHDLKSPLRGIEQLSDWLSEDLADNASDTVQKYLRLIRSRVQRMELLLDGLLTFSRIGRVDAQLVMTDTRQLVDEVFSLVNMQPSYHLEIETELPEFVTARVPLELVFRNLFSNAIKHHDKDGGVICVSCREQHDHYCFCVADDGPGIPEAFHDKVFAIFQTLRPRDEVEGSGLGLSLVRKCVESFGGRIWLESEGRGSRFCFTWPKTLKEQQ is encoded by the coding sequence ATGGTAAAGGTTGCTGTCAGTTCTGATCCCCAAAAAATAGACCAGGAATTTCCTGAGTTTTCAATTCCGTTGTCATTGTGGTTAGTGATGGCATTTGCGTTGGTGTTTATTCTGGTTGGTGGTTATCTGTTCAATTTTTACATTGAGCAACGTGGGCAGGAGCGTTTTGAATTTCAAACACGGCTGCTGAAAAATGCTATCAGCGACAGGATGCGCACATACGAGCAGGTGTTGCGTGGTGGTCTGGGGCTCTTTATGTCTTCCAGCAATGTTACCCGAGAGGAGTGGCATCATTATGTGCTAAACGCCCGCTTGAACGAGTTCTATCCAGGCATTCAGGGCATGGGCTACAGCCAGTTTCTAACTGCTGCGCAGGTGGCACCAGAAGAGCAAGCCATTCGGAATGAGGGGTTTCTAGATTATCAAATTCACCCTGAAGGCCAACGGGAGCGGTATTTGGCGATTGTATACTTAGAACCATTCGACTGGCGTAATCGGCGGGCCTTTGGCTACGACATGTACTCTGAGCCAGTACGGCGCAAAGCGATAGACCGAGCGCTGGCTACCGGAGAAGCGGCCATTTCTGGGCGGATAACCTTAGTGCAGGAAACGGGTCAGGATCAACAAGCGGGATTTCTGATGTATCTGCCGCTGTTTAAGGAAAACCCCAATGGTCAGCGCCAGGCGCAAGGTATGGTCTATGCCCCGTTTCGCATGAATAATCTGATGGAGAACATTATTGGCGATCGTTTTTCGATGTTGCAGTTAGAGATTTACGATGGAACTGCAGCTGACGGAGCCGAGTTGATGTATCGCAGCAGCCCGCGCCCAGCGGCGATTTACCATAACAATGAAACATTGCTGGAGATTGGCGGGCACCAGTGGTTGCTGGTGACCCACAGCACTACTAGTTATGTCTCTGCCACTGAATCGTTGCAACGCGCATTGTTACTGGCATTTGGGGGCTCGTTTTGGATCTTGCTGTTTTATTTTCTGTATCACAACGCCAAGGCGCGTTTCAAAGAAAGCCAGTTAGCACAGGCATTACTAGAGAACGAAGAACGTTTCCGACTCGTGATTGAAGCATCACCTTCCGCGATGGTCATCGTTGACCATAACGGCGTGATGACGCTGGTGAATGCGCATGCCGAGCAGTTGTTTAAATACTCCCGCGATGAAATGCTTGGCCAAGGGATCAACATGTTGTTGCCAGCAGCACAGCACAGCCATCACAGTCACTATATGACGAAGTATTTTCAGCAGCCAATAGCCAAAAATATGTCCAGTCGTGACGATCTTTATGGCCAATGCAGTGATGGTTCGCTGGTGGCGGTTGAAGTTGGTCTGACTCCCGTCATGTTCAGCAATGGCCCGGCGGTTCTGGCCACCATTAACGATATTTCGCAGCGCAAGCAAGTTGAGCAGGAAAAGGCTCGCCATACTACCGAGTTGGAGCGGATTAACAGTGAGCTTGATAGTTTCGCTTATATTGCCTCCCATGACCTCAAATCACCGCTACGGGGCATTGAACAGCTGTCTGATTGGCTTTCGGAGGACTTAGCTGATAATGCGAGTGACACAGTGCAGAAGTATCTGCGCTTGATCCGCAGCCGGGTGCAACGGATGGAATTGCTGCTGGATGGACTGCTGACATTTTCCCGCATCGGTCGCGTCGATGCGCAACTGGTCATGACCGACACCCGCCAATTGGTCGATGAGGTCTTTTCGCTGGTCAATATGCAGCCCAGTTACCATTTGGAAATCGAAACTGAGCTACCGGAATTTGTCACTGCCAGAGTGCCGTTGGAGTTGGTATTTCGCAATCTGTTTAGCAACGCCATCAAACATCATGACAAAGACGGCGGCGTTATCTGTGTCAGTTGCCGCGAACAGCATGACCATTACTGCTTTTGCGTTGCGGATGATGGTCCCGGGATCCCGGAAGCATTTCATGACAAGGTGTTTGCCATTTTTCAGACGTTACGTCCACGTGATGAAGTGGAGGGCAGCGGTTTAGGATTATCACTGGTCAGAAAGTGTGTAGAAAGTTTTGGTGGCCGCATCTGGTTGGAGTCGGAAGGGCGTGGCAGTCGCTTCTGTTTTACTTGGCCGAAAACCCTCAAGGAGCAGCAATGA
- a CDS encoding PA3496 family putative envelope integrity protein, giving the protein MAHIVDLVPNDAEIEAMTHPKNRQAERVLKHRREVKRRLEDYLERLQLRKALALDDDEEF; this is encoded by the coding sequence ATGGCCCATATAGTTGACTTAGTACCCAACGATGCAGAAATCGAAGCGATGACCCATCCTAAAAACCGCCAAGCGGAGCGCGTGCTGAAACACAGACGCGAGGTAAAACGCCGTCTTGAAGATTATCTGGAGCGCCTACAACTGCGTAAGGCGCTCGCACTGGATGATGATGAAGAGTTTTAA